A genomic stretch from Sinorhizobium terangae includes:
- a CDS encoding ATP-binding protein: MGKMADARRGSAADGRLRLKFPGLSSLEREFIEQAKLFAEPASQRLASAEPILKRSIPVLIIAFLVIVAISRMSGIMGEHARMEGSSRQAVGLAAAAAAAAFHADGATLFADGRRWDAEQRLGEYLPADTLDGGMFLLTVRKDGRIFASTPEGVHFIGRTLASIAPDLASLQYYGEGSSVMETSIGDVAHLVALTQLPEAAGVILAAIPIAELETAWRDEVSLNVTLFAGISAILLVVLYAYYIQAKRARDADAVFAESNLRVETALSRGRCGLWHFDLANRRLFWSRSMYEMLGMPGDSSVLSFGDAARLMHPEDRGIYSVARAIARDNARQIDQVFRMRHADGHYVWLRARAQVIRTVSGRTHLIGIAMDVTEQHRLAQRYAEADQRLADAIECTSEAFVLWDKHDRLVMCNTHYQEAYQLPDHVLVPGTERTVVYAAAARPVVERRVADPDRSNHSQTSEVQLADERWLQINERRTRDGGLVSVGTDITLLKRHQVRLRESERRLMATIGDLSASRITLEQQKAELSVANANYQAEKERAEAANRAKSEFLANMSHELRTPLNAILGFSEILQNQMFGPLGSEKYHEYSRDIFESGKHLLNVINDILDMSKIEAGHMRITRETIDLAPLIEETLRFTTIPAEQKNIRVVQQISSGLTMVADRRAMKQVLLNLLSNAVKFTNEGGRISLRARKVTGAVTLTIADSGIGIPKDALQKIGQPFEQVQSQYAKSKGGSGLGLAISRSLTRLHGGTMKIHSAENVGTIISVRIPDRVGV, encoded by the coding sequence TTGGGAAAGATGGCGGACGCGCGACGGGGAAGCGCAGCCGACGGGCGGTTGCGACTCAAGTTTCCGGGCCTTTCCAGCCTGGAGCGGGAGTTCATCGAGCAGGCAAAGCTGTTTGCCGAGCCCGCATCGCAGCGGCTCGCAAGCGCCGAGCCTATTCTCAAGCGATCCATTCCCGTCCTGATCATCGCTTTCCTGGTCATCGTGGCTATTTCCCGCATGTCAGGCATCATGGGCGAACACGCCCGGATGGAGGGCAGTTCCCGGCAGGCCGTCGGCCTCGCGGCGGCCGCGGCTGCCGCCGCCTTCCACGCCGATGGCGCGACACTTTTTGCCGACGGCCGGCGATGGGACGCCGAACAGCGGCTCGGCGAATATCTTCCTGCGGACACGCTCGACGGCGGCATGTTCCTGCTGACGGTTCGCAAGGACGGACGGATATTCGCAAGCACGCCCGAAGGGGTGCATTTCATCGGACGCACGCTGGCATCGATCGCTCCGGACCTCGCCTCGTTGCAGTATTACGGCGAGGGATCGAGCGTGATGGAGACGTCAATCGGCGATGTCGCCCACCTCGTTGCCTTGACGCAGCTTCCGGAAGCCGCTGGCGTCATTCTGGCGGCAATACCGATCGCCGAACTCGAAACGGCGTGGCGCGACGAAGTTTCGCTCAATGTCACCCTGTTTGCAGGCATCTCGGCGATCCTGCTCGTCGTGCTCTATGCCTATTACATTCAGGCAAAGCGCGCGCGCGATGCCGATGCGGTATTCGCCGAATCGAACCTGCGCGTTGAAACCGCGCTCTCGCGCGGTCGCTGCGGCCTGTGGCATTTCGACCTCGCCAACCGGCGCCTTTTCTGGTCGCGGTCGATGTACGAGATGCTGGGCATGCCAGGCGACAGCAGCGTGCTGTCCTTCGGCGACGCTGCGCGGCTGATGCATCCGGAGGATCGTGGCATCTACAGCGTGGCGCGGGCGATCGCGCGGGATAACGCGCGCCAGATCGACCAAGTGTTTCGCATGCGCCATGCCGACGGCCATTACGTGTGGCTGCGCGCGCGTGCCCAGGTCATCCGCACCGTCTCGGGGCGCACCCACCTGATCGGCATCGCCATGGACGTTACCGAGCAACACCGCCTTGCCCAGCGCTACGCGGAAGCGGATCAGCGACTGGCCGATGCGATCGAGTGCACGTCGGAGGCCTTCGTGCTCTGGGACAAGCACGACCGCCTCGTCATGTGCAACACCCATTATCAAGAGGCCTATCAATTGCCGGATCACGTGCTCGTGCCCGGCACCGAGCGAACAGTCGTCTATGCCGCCGCGGCACGACCGGTCGTCGAGCGGCGGGTGGCGGATCCGGATCGCAGCAATCACTCGCAGACAAGCGAGGTGCAGCTTGCCGACGAGCGGTGGCTTCAGATCAATGAACGCCGCACGCGCGATGGCGGTCTGGTTTCTGTCGGCACCGACATCACGCTGCTCAAGCGCCACCAGGTGCGCCTGCGCGAATCCGAGCGCCGGCTTATGGCAACGATCGGCGACCTTTCGGCATCACGCATCACGCTGGAACAGCAGAAGGCCGAGCTTTCTGTCGCCAACGCCAACTATCAGGCGGAGAAGGAGCGTGCGGAAGCCGCGAACCGGGCCAAGTCCGAATTTCTGGCGAACATGTCGCATGAATTGCGCACGCCGCTGAACGCCATTCTCGGCTTTTCGGAGATCCTTCAAAACCAGATGTTCGGTCCGCTCGGATCCGAGAAATATCACGAGTATTCGCGCGACATCTTCGAAAGCGGCAAACACCTGCTCAACGTCATCAACGACATCCTCGACATGTCAAAGATCGAGGCAGGCCACATGCGCATCACGCGCGAGACGATCGATCTCGCTCCACTGATCGAAGAGACGCTTCGCTTCACCACCATTCCAGCCGAGCAGAAGAACATCCGCGTCGTTCAGCAAATTTCCTCAGGCCTCACCATGGTCGCCGACCGCCGTGCGATGAAACAGGTGCTGCTGAACCTGCTTTCGAACGCCGTCAAATTCACCAATGAAGGGGGCCGGATCTCGCTAAGGGCCCGCAAGGTCACCGGGGCAGTCACGCTGACCATCGCCGATTCCGGCATCGGTATTCCGAAGGATGCATTGCAGAAGATTGGCCAGCCGTTCGAGCAGGTGCAGAGCCAGTACGCCAAGAGCAAGGGCGGTTCAGGCCTCGGGCTTGCGATTTCCCGCTCGCTGACGCGCCTTCACGGTGGAACGATGAAGATCCACTCCGCCGAAAACGTCGGCACGATCATATCCGTGCGCATTCCCGACCGCGTTGGCGTCTGA
- the pepN gene encoding aminopeptidase N: MRTNTGQTIHLEDYRPTDFVLERVDLTFELDPKETKVEARLIFHRREGVSPAAPLVLDGDELRMTGLLLDQVEIPPTHFDATDDTLTIRGLPETAPFEITITTLLSPETNTKLMGLYRTNNVYCTQCEAEGFRRITYFPDRPDVLAVYTVNIIADKATTPLLLSNGNHLGGADMGDGRHFAAWFDPHPKPSYLFALVAGDLGVVEDTFTTASGRTVALRIYVEHGKEAGASYAMDALKRSMKWDEEVFGREYDLDIFMIVAVSDFNMGAMENKGLNVFNDKYVLADPETATDADYANIEAIIAHEYFHNWTGNRITCRDWFQLCLKEGLTVFRDHEFSADMRSRAVKRIAEVRHLKSEQFPEDAGPLAHPVRPTKYREINNFYTTTVYEKGSEVTRMIATILGRDLFKKGMDLYFDRHDGQAVTIEDFVACFEDASGRNLKQFSLWYHQAGTPLVTASGSYDADKQTFSLSLEQTVPPTPGQSTKEPMHIPLRLGLLLEDGSEAKAASVSGADITEDVIHLTKRKQTVSFSGIPSRPVPSLNRGFSAPINLHIEQSAGDRALIARHEIDLFARWQALNAIALDNLVAATTQARNGQPVVCDNALVAGLIAAAADHRLEPAFRSQALTLPSESDIAREIGSDNDPDAIHTGRQQILAGIAAAGRDTFNRLMEDMAAPGPFSPDATSAGCRALCNSALSFLVYGDKGPERAAEAFRAANNMTDLSIALTLLAHRFPDAKETAEALAHFKQRFADNALVIDKWFAIQATVPGPKTLDRVKTLMSDPLFNGNNPNRVRSLVGTFAFSNPTGFNRADGEGYRFLARQILDIDPRNPQLAARILTSMRSWRSLEKVRSDHARNALAEIAGAANLSADVGDIVDRMLEA, from the coding sequence ATGCGGACAAATACGGGCCAGACCATTCATCTGGAAGACTACCGGCCGACCGACTTCGTTCTAGAGAGAGTGGATCTGACCTTCGAGCTCGACCCGAAGGAAACAAAGGTCGAAGCGCGCCTCATTTTCCACCGGCGCGAGGGGGTAAGCCCGGCGGCGCCGCTGGTCCTCGACGGCGACGAATTGCGCATGACCGGCCTGTTGCTCGATCAGGTGGAAATACCGCCAACGCATTTTGACGCCACGGACGATACGTTGACGATCCGCGGGCTGCCGGAGACGGCCCCCTTCGAGATCACGATAACAACCCTGCTCTCGCCCGAGACCAACACCAAGCTGATGGGTCTCTACCGCACCAACAACGTCTACTGCACCCAATGCGAGGCGGAGGGGTTCCGCCGCATCACGTACTTTCCCGACCGACCCGATGTGCTCGCCGTCTACACGGTCAACATCATCGCCGACAAGGCGACGACACCGCTGCTGCTCTCTAACGGCAATCATCTCGGTGGCGCCGACATGGGCGACGGCCGTCATTTTGCGGCGTGGTTCGATCCGCACCCGAAGCCGAGCTATCTTTTCGCGCTGGTCGCTGGCGACCTCGGCGTCGTGGAAGACACGTTTACGACGGCCTCCGGCCGCACGGTCGCCCTCAGGATTTATGTCGAGCATGGCAAGGAGGCCGGTGCCTCCTATGCAATGGACGCACTGAAGCGCTCGATGAAGTGGGACGAGGAGGTTTTCGGCCGCGAATATGACCTCGACATCTTCATGATCGTCGCGGTCTCCGACTTCAACATGGGCGCCATGGAGAACAAGGGGCTCAACGTCTTCAACGACAAGTACGTGCTCGCCGACCCGGAAACAGCGACGGACGCGGACTACGCCAATATCGAAGCGATCATCGCGCACGAATATTTTCACAACTGGACCGGCAACCGCATCACCTGCCGCGACTGGTTTCAGCTCTGCCTCAAGGAAGGCCTGACCGTCTTCCGCGACCATGAATTTTCAGCGGACATGCGTTCACGCGCCGTCAAGCGCATCGCCGAGGTACGTCACCTGAAGTCGGAGCAGTTTCCGGAGGATGCCGGCCCCCTCGCCCATCCGGTACGCCCGACGAAATATCGTGAAATCAACAACTTCTACACGACTACCGTCTATGAAAAGGGCTCCGAGGTGACGCGGATGATCGCCACCATCCTCGGCCGCGACCTCTTCAAGAAGGGCATGGATCTCTATTTCGACCGTCACGACGGTCAGGCGGTGACGATCGAAGATTTCGTTGCCTGTTTCGAGGACGCCAGCGGGCGCAACCTCAAGCAATTTTCGCTCTGGTATCACCAGGCGGGAACGCCGCTCGTCACCGCATCGGGATCCTACGATGCCGACAAGCAGACTTTTTCGCTTTCGCTTGAGCAGACGGTACCCCCGACGCCGGGTCAGAGCACCAAGGAGCCCATGCATATTCCGTTGCGGCTCGGACTCCTGCTTGAGGACGGCAGCGAAGCGAAAGCCGCGTCGGTTTCGGGCGCCGACATCACGGAAGATGTCATCCATCTCACCAAACGCAAGCAGACGGTTTCATTCTCGGGCATTCCGTCGCGCCCGGTGCCGTCCTTGAACCGCGGGTTCTCGGCGCCGATCAACCTCCACATCGAGCAGAGCGCCGGGGACCGCGCACTGATCGCGCGCCACGAGATCGATCTCTTTGCTCGCTGGCAGGCACTGAATGCCATTGCGCTCGACAATCTGGTTGCCGCCACCACGCAGGCGCGCAACGGCCAACCGGTTGTCTGCGACAACGCCCTCGTCGCCGGCCTGATTGCCGCGGCGGCGGATCACCGGCTGGAGCCGGCGTTCCGCTCGCAGGCCCTGACGCTGCCGAGTGAATCCGACATCGCCCGGGAAATCGGCAGCGACAATGACCCGGATGCCATTCACACCGGCCGTCAACAGATCCTGGCCGGTATCGCCGCAGCCGGACGGGATACCTTCAACCGGCTGATGGAAGACATGGCAGCCCCAGGCCCATTCAGCCCGGACGCCACCAGCGCCGGATGTCGAGCATTGTGCAACAGCGCCCTTTCCTTCCTCGTCTATGGTGACAAGGGGCCGGAAAGGGCGGCCGAGGCATTCCGTGCCGCCAACAACATGACCGATCTCAGCATCGCGCTGACGTTGCTGGCACATCGTTTCCCGGATGCGAAAGAGACGGCCGAGGCCCTCGCTCATTTCAAACAACGTTTTGCGGACAACGCCCTCGTCATCGACAAATGGTTTGCGATCCAGGCGACGGTTCCCGGCCCCAAGACCCTCGATCGCGTCAAGACGCTGATGTCCGATCCGCTCTTCAACGGCAACAATCCAAACCGTGTCCGCTCGCTGGTCGGAACGTTCGCCTTCTCCAACCCGACCGGGTTCAATCGGGCCGATGGCGAAGGCTATCGCTTCCTTGCCCGACAGATTCTCGACATTGATCCGCGCAATCCGCAGCTCGCGGCGCGCATTCTGACGTCGATGCGCTCCTGGCGTTCGCTGGAGAAAGTTCGATCGGATCATGCCCGCAACGCGCTTGCGGAGATCGCCGGCGCGGCCAACCTGTCCGCAGATGTCGGCGATATCGTCGACCGCATGCTGGAGGCCTGA